A single Candidatus Methylacidithermus pantelleriae DNA region contains:
- the tpiA gene encoding triose-phosphate isomerase, giving the protein MYRKKIIAGNWKMNKTVAEARVLAQSILAELRDFNGAEVVLCPPFTALSEVSRILSEASNVYLGAQNLHPAPYGAFTGEISAPMLRELFCHYVIVGHSERRRYFCETDAFIREKIRAALASGLRPILCIGESWEERKAGRWKEVLAHQLQEDLAGVSDEELPDIVIAYEPVWAIGTGENASPTEIEEAHRFIRSFLSELVSPEASQKTRIQYGGSVRPEIARDIFLQPNVDGALVGGASLEARSFTTIVFESCAREKAS; this is encoded by the coding sequence ATGTATCGCAAAAAAATCATTGCAGGCAATTGGAAGATGAATAAGACCGTCGCCGAGGCTCGGGTGCTGGCTCAAAGCATCCTGGCAGAGCTTCGGGATTTTAATGGTGCGGAAGTTGTGCTCTGTCCTCCCTTCACGGCTCTTTCGGAAGTCAGTCGCATCCTCAGTGAAGCCTCCAACGTGTATTTGGGTGCCCAAAACTTGCATCCGGCTCCCTACGGGGCTTTTACGGGGGAAATTAGCGCCCCCATGTTACGAGAGCTTTTTTGCCACTACGTGATCGTCGGTCATTCCGAAAGGAGACGTTATTTTTGCGAAACGGACGCCTTTATCCGTGAGAAGATCCGGGCGGCCCTAGCGTCGGGCCTTCGGCCCATTCTCTGTATTGGCGAAAGCTGGGAAGAACGGAAAGCTGGGCGCTGGAAAGAGGTGCTCGCGCACCAGTTACAGGAAGATCTCGCTGGGGTTTCAGACGAGGAATTACCCGACATCGTGATCGCCTACGAACCGGTGTGGGCTATCGGCACTGGGGAAAACGCCTCACCTACCGAGATTGAGGAAGCTCATCGTTTCATTCGAAGTTTTCTTTCCGAGCTGGTCTCCCCGGAGGCAAGCCAAAAGACCCGAATCCAGTACGGAGGAAGTGTGCGCCCGGAGATCGCGCGGGACATTTTTCTGCAGCCTAATGTAGATGGTGCTCTGGTGGGAGGAGCTAGCCTGGAAGCACGCTCCTTTACGACCATTGTTTTTGAAAGTTGCGCGAGAGAAAAAGCGTCTTAG
- a CDS encoding peptide ABC transporter substrate-binding protein, whose translation MNGPEPESLDPHLITGQPESRLCEALFEGLVARDAQGRIVPGVAESWELSPDGRTYTFHLRSCRWSDGHPLTAAELVASWQRAISPKTASRYADLYDDIENARSYRLGRLKDFSRVGVRAPDARTVIVRLEHPVPYFLDLCAQPVFYPVPIATVERWKDDWTKPRHIVSNGAYTLVSWRINDRVCLRKNPLYWRANEVHISRIDALAVTQATTAFNLFYTSGADLILDKGLVPTFFLESLSRQPYFHSGPFFATYFYRFNVTRWPLSDPRVRKALAMSINKNRLVTRITRAGERIAPSLTPPGVPGYTPPKGLAYNPERARQLLAEAGFPGGKGFPRLSILYNAGQQNEQIATEIQAMWREVLGIDVELRNEEWKVYLGSLSSLQYDIARSSWVGDYLDPNTFLSLFLSGGGNNNTGWSNRRYDALLQEAAREATQKRRFERLREAEELLLEEAPIAPLYFYQAVLLYHADHLGGIGPNLLDHHPLRCLFIRKSIRNP comes from the coding sequence GTGAATGGTCCAGAACCCGAAAGCCTTGATCCTCACCTCATTACGGGCCAGCCGGAATCGCGATTGTGCGAGGCTCTTTTCGAGGGTTTAGTCGCTCGCGACGCCCAAGGACGCATCGTACCCGGGGTAGCCGAGAGCTGGGAGCTCTCGCCCGACGGGCGTACGTACACGTTCCACCTTCGCTCCTGCCGCTGGAGCGATGGTCACCCTTTGACGGCTGCTGAATTGGTTGCTTCTTGGCAACGGGCAATATCCCCCAAAACTGCATCTCGGTACGCAGACCTGTATGATGACATTGAAAATGCCCGATCCTACCGCCTAGGAAGACTCAAAGACTTCTCCCGCGTGGGGGTTCGAGCTCCGGACGCGCGAACAGTGATCGTGCGCTTGGAGCATCCGGTTCCCTACTTTTTGGATTTGTGTGCGCAACCGGTTTTCTATCCGGTCCCCATCGCAACGGTGGAACGTTGGAAAGACGACTGGACCAAGCCGCGCCACATAGTCTCAAACGGTGCCTATACGCTCGTATCCTGGCGCATCAACGATCGCGTCTGCCTCCGAAAAAACCCACTCTATTGGCGAGCCAACGAAGTACACATTTCAAGAATCGATGCACTAGCCGTGACCCAGGCTACCACCGCCTTTAATCTTTTCTATACTTCGGGTGCGGACCTTATTCTCGACAAGGGACTCGTGCCAACCTTTTTCCTTGAGTCCCTTTCTCGCCAACCGTACTTCCATTCGGGACCTTTTTTTGCCACGTATTTCTATCGTTTTAACGTGACGCGGTGGCCTCTTTCGGATCCTCGCGTGCGAAAGGCTCTTGCCATGTCCATCAATAAAAATCGACTGGTTACTCGCATCACGCGGGCCGGTGAAAGAATCGCCCCTTCCTTGACACCTCCCGGAGTACCGGGCTACACACCCCCCAAGGGCTTGGCCTACAATCCAGAGCGCGCGCGGCAACTACTGGCCGAGGCCGGATTTCCAGGAGGAAAGGGGTTTCCGCGCTTATCCATTTTGTACAACGCGGGCCAACAAAACGAGCAAATTGCTACAGAGATTCAAGCAATGTGGCGAGAGGTACTCGGAATTGACGTCGAACTTCGCAACGAGGAGTGGAAGGTTTATTTAGGTTCCCTTTCCTCACTTCAGTATGATATCGCACGCTCAAGCTGGGTGGGAGATTACCTCGATCCGAATACCTTCTTGAGCCTCTTTCTTTCTGGTGGCGGAAACAACAACACGGGGTGGTCGAACCGTCGATATGATGCACTGCTCCAAGAGGCAGCTCGAGAAGCCACCCAAAAACGTCGCTTCGAGCGACTCAGGGAAGCTGAAGAACTCCTTTTGGAAGAAGCGCCCATAGCACCC
- the secG gene encoding preprotein translocase subunit SecG yields the protein MLNLLIGFFWILYLFICLLLVFIILMQRSRQEGLGAAFGSSVTEAIFGAQTSSVLIKATAWLAGMFFTLAIILAFLLGQRELARSSVQKRLRAIPPPVAGETQGQKSLPSPQPADKKR from the coding sequence ATGCTTAACCTTCTGATCGGCTTCTTTTGGATCCTCTACCTTTTCATCTGCCTGCTCCTTGTGTTCATCATCCTCATGCAACGAAGCCGCCAGGAGGGTTTGGGGGCCGCCTTTGGCAGTTCGGTGACGGAAGCCATTTTCGGGGCCCAAACTTCGAGTGTGTTGATTAAGGCTACGGCATGGCTTGCCGGGATGTTTTTTACGTTGGCGATTATACTTGCTTTTCTCTTGGGACAACGAGAGCTAGCCCGCAGCTCGGTCCAGAAACGCCTCCGCGCTATCCCTCCCCCTGTGGCAGGCGAGACTCAAGGCCAGAAAAGCCTACCCTCCCCGCAGCCCGCAGACAAGAAGCGATAA